The following proteins are co-located in the Gloeocapsa sp. PCC 7428 genome:
- a CDS encoding ABC transporter ATP-binding protein — MKNSVSIWQLLWRMILYTPRLYLADTFLWLFIMGLPAIPGLLVREFFDTFTDKSQLNLSPQTLIALLLATGLARILAIFSGRVTKTQHRFTMSSLLRHNLLSQLLQRPGAQPLSTEREVDTVSAGEILSYFREDANQVEDNVVGTNEILGEGVFALVALAILFSVNVWLTLFVFLPLVAIAIIIQRAETRIKRYRRASRQATQNVTGLIGEIFSSVQAIQVAGAEQPVLTRFRQLNQQRQRLMVQDQVFSAILNSILQNLVSIGTGLILLMIALSRNAIAISVGDFALFVYYLSFVTEFISSLGGFLALSKQTKVSFERMGSLVQEDGVLDATNLVAPQPLYLDNLWGQKPQLPLIVQPYRDERSYLHELKAVNLTYFYPGTNRGIIDINLTLQRGSITVITGRIGAGKTTLLRVLLGLLPKQAGAIYWNGKEVTNPANFFVPPRSAYTPQVPQLFSGTLQENITLGLQQGNIEQAIALAAFDRDLATMPEGLETVIGNKGMRLSGGQLQRAAAARMFVHQPELLVFDDLSSALDIETEQLVWSRLFAASNQDKIAECVWQPTCLAVSHRHAVLRRADNIIVLAAGKVVAEGKFDDIKSDVGSPE, encoded by the coding sequence ATGAAAAACTCTGTTTCTATTTGGCAACTTCTCTGGCGGATGATTCTTTATACGCCAAGACTTTATTTAGCAGACACCTTCCTGTGGCTGTTCATCATGGGATTACCCGCGATTCCAGGCTTGCTTGTCCGCGAATTTTTTGATACTTTCACCGACAAGTCACAACTCAACTTATCTCCGCAAACACTTATTGCCTTATTATTAGCAACAGGGTTAGCGAGAATTTTGGCAATTTTTTCAGGTCGCGTGACCAAAACTCAGCATCGGTTTACAATGAGTTCGCTGCTACGCCACAATCTCCTATCACAGTTGCTACAACGTCCAGGCGCGCAACCTTTAAGTACAGAGCGTGAAGTTGATACGGTATCTGCTGGAGAAATCTTAAGTTATTTTCGCGAAGATGCGAACCAAGTTGAAGATAACGTCGTTGGTACAAATGAAATTTTAGGCGAAGGCGTATTTGCGCTAGTTGCGTTGGCGATCCTTTTCAGCGTCAATGTGTGGTTAACTTTGTTTGTGTTTCTGCCCTTGGTGGCGATCGCAATTATCATTCAACGCGCTGAAACTCGCATTAAACGCTATCGTCGTGCGAGTCGCCAAGCAACGCAAAACGTGACAGGATTAATCGGTGAAATCTTCAGTTCGGTACAAGCTATTCAAGTCGCTGGTGCGGAACAACCTGTACTAACGCGGTTTCGGCAACTCAATCAACAACGGCAGCGATTAATGGTACAGGATCAAGTGTTTAGCGCGATCCTAAATTCGATTTTACAAAATCTTGTCAGTATCGGTACAGGGTTAATTTTGTTGATGATTGCGCTATCAAGAAATGCGATCGCAATCAGTGTGGGAGACTTCGCGCTGTTTGTTTACTACTTATCATTTGTTACTGAATTTATCAGTTCCTTGGGAGGTTTTCTCGCTCTATCCAAACAAACTAAAGTATCTTTTGAGCGCATGGGTTCGTTGGTACAAGAAGATGGTGTCCTTGATGCAACGAATCTCGTTGCACCTCAACCGTTGTATTTGGATAACCTCTGGGGGCAAAAACCTCAGCTACCATTAATCGTGCAACCCTACCGCGATGAGCGGAGTTATCTTCATGAATTGAAGGCAGTTAATTTAACATATTTCTACCCTGGTACAAATCGGGGAATTATTGACATAAACTTAACTCTACAACGCGGTAGCATTACTGTCATTACTGGTCGTATTGGTGCTGGTAAAACGACACTGCTACGCGTACTACTTGGGTTATTACCGAAACAAGCTGGCGCAATTTATTGGAATGGAAAAGAAGTTACAAACCCTGCTAATTTTTTTGTACCGCCTCGCAGTGCTTATACACCACAAGTTCCGCAGCTATTTAGCGGGACTCTTCAAGAAAATATTACGCTGGGATTACAACAAGGAAACATCGAACAAGCGATCGCGCTAGCAGCTTTTGACCGCGACCTTGCCACCATGCCAGAAGGACTAGAAACTGTCATTGGTAACAAAGGAATGCGTCTTTCTGGAGGACAGCTACAACGTGCAGCCGCAGCGCGGATGTTTGTCCATCAACCAGAATTACTCGTCTTTGACGATCTTTCTAGTGCGCTGGATATAGAAACTGAACAACTTGTCTGGTCGCGTCTATTTGCTGCGAGCAATCAAGATAAAATAGCAGAATGTGTATGGCAACCCACTTGTCTTGCAGTTTCGCACCGTCACGCTGTCCTCCGCCGTGCTGACAATATTATTGTGCTTGCAGCAGGTAAAGTTGTAGCCGAGGGAAAATTTGACGATATCAAGTCTGACGTTGGTAGTCCTGAATAA
- a CDS encoding sucrase ferredoxin, whose protein sequence is MTQVDILRKCRYCSEVSKANGEDPIGSAGNYDHFLFFEMPEPWSENFIYEHPQLGVIHAMTKALLLTQGIRARVMAIAPDYNDSNTNQTRVLHYQRPTRKFARFEKREFLIPHEEMMSLAIALLKQPDELSQFDAYRQQTSHIRDMMLCTHGSYDLACGRFGYPLYRQLRSEYAANCDQLRVWRCSHLGPHNFAPLLVDFPEGRYWGRLKSEILPLLVRRNGSVAELCPFYVGWAGISWAEQIAEREIWMQEGWDWINYLKTGKTLAIDLSDEDYPDWAEVRIDFTSVDGHSGAYEARIEAKGTVKTMWTSGKDQPLWEVKQYHVTRLDKVVKSQIMS, encoded by the coding sequence ATGACACAAGTCGATATTTTAAGAAAATGCCGATATTGTTCCGAGGTTTCCAAAGCCAATGGGGAAGATCCGATCGGCTCTGCTGGGAACTACGATCATTTCCTCTTTTTTGAAATGCCAGAACCCTGGTCAGAAAATTTTATCTATGAGCATCCCCAGCTCGGTGTCATTCATGCAATGACGAAAGCCCTGCTCTTGACGCAGGGTATCCGTGCTCGAGTGATGGCGATCGCACCCGATTACAACGACTCCAACACTAATCAAACTCGCGTATTGCATTATCAACGCCCAACTAGGAAATTTGCCAGATTTGAGAAACGGGAATTTTTGATTCCCCATGAAGAGATGATGTCATTGGCGATCGCACTTTTGAAACAACCCGATGAATTATCTCAATTTGATGCTTATCGACAACAAACCAGCCACATTCGAGACATGATGCTGTGTACGCATGGCAGCTACGATCTTGCCTGCGGTCGGTTTGGCTATCCGCTTTATCGCCAGTTGCGTTCTGAATATGCAGCTAATTGTGACCAATTGCGAGTATGGCGCTGTAGTCATCTTGGTCCACACAACTTTGCGCCGCTGCTTGTTGACTTTCCAGAAGGACGCTACTGGGGACGCCTGAAATCTGAAATTTTACCGCTATTGGTACGGCGTAATGGTTCAGTTGCTGAACTTTGTCCTTTCTATGTTGGCTGGGCTGGAATAAGTTGGGCTGAACAAATTGCTGAACGCGAGATCTGGATGCAAGAAGGCTGGGACTGGATTAACTACCTTAAGACCGGAAAAACATTAGCAATCGACCTTTCAGACGAAGACTATCCTGACTGGGCAGAGGTTCGCATCGATTTTACCTCAGTTGATGGTCATTCTGGTGCGTACGAAGCCCGAATTGAAGCGAAAGGCACGGTTAAAACGATGTGGACTTCAGGAAAAGACCAACCGCTGTGGGAAGTGAAGCAGTATCATGTTACTCGCTTAGATAAAGTCGTTAAGTCACAAATTATGAGTTGA
- a CDS encoding ABC transporter substrate-binding protein — translation MVHHSMGETCVPLMPQRVIALDSVGNALALGIVPVGSWIDPHVSSYLKDKVSGIEHIFSAGSPNLEKILTLNPDLILGSSYQRAIYEQLTQIAPTILAEYQTNEDWKRVLMKQAEALGKLQKAEQIMSDYDARVTQFKTRMGDNLKQIKVSVARIYPEGFALYTNDGFASTILRDAGLNYPSLQDRYRNAIVSRERIQDIDADVVFIWSYSNSAAINQETQSTLKQLKNDPLWLQLHAVQQGRVYKVPSYWIGDSILEANAIVDDLFKYLVEAERELKR, via the coding sequence ATGGTTCACCATTCAATGGGCGAAACCTGTGTTCCATTGATGCCGCAGCGAGTGATCGCATTAGATAGTGTGGGAAATGCTTTAGCGTTAGGTATTGTGCCTGTCGGCAGTTGGATTGATCCGCACGTTTCATCCTATCTAAAAGATAAAGTTTCAGGCATTGAGCATATTTTCTCTGCTGGAAGCCCCAATCTTGAAAAGATTCTTACATTGAATCCGGACTTGATTTTGGGGAGTTCATATCAGCGCGCAATCTATGAACAATTAACGCAAATTGCGCCTACTATATTAGCTGAATACCAAACCAACGAAGATTGGAAACGTGTCTTAATGAAACAAGCTGAGGCGCTTGGAAAGCTCCAGAAAGCTGAGCAGATCATGTCAGATTATGATGCTCGAGTAACGCAATTCAAAACTCGGATGGGAGATAATCTGAAACAGATCAAAGTTTCAGTCGCTCGAATTTATCCAGAAGGATTTGCGCTATATACCAATGATGGATTTGCATCTACTATTTTGCGAGACGCAGGATTAAACTATCCGTCCTTACAAGATCGCTATCGAAACGCAATAGTTTCAAGAGAGCGCATTCAAGACATTGATGCAGATGTTGTTTTTATTTGGTCTTATAGCAATAGTGCAGCAATTAATCAAGAAACTCAATCGACCTTAAAACAGCTAAAAAATGATCCACTCTGGTTACAACTTCATGCTGTTCAGCAGGGGAGAGTTTATAAAGTGCCCAGCTATTGGATTGGAGACAGCATTTTAGAAGCGAATGCGATTGTCGATGATTTGTTTAAGTATCTTGTTGAAGCAGAAAGAGAACTCAAAAGATGA
- a CDS encoding TonB-dependent receptor has product MRSQQYQLIWIASAFSILIVSPSWASEAVETQYQDSTSSQEVLALNEFEQPATTLDEWRDQIAQTTIVPITGIRLSATDAGVEVILETADGQLSEPSTSVVDNTLIVEIPNAVLALPEGDEFQQTSPAEGIALVSVTRLPNNRVRVAITGANAPPTTEVRMEAQRLLLSVAPGTETDVAQDEDAIQVVVTGAQNSYFPSDATTATRTDTPLRDIPQSIQVVPRQVLEDQAVTNLQEATRNVSGVVEGNTFANTQDRFIIRGFQQGFQLGSTLRDGFRFNSNFNGVRDPANIDRIEILKGPASAIFGGAIEPGGLINIITEQPLEEPFYLAELQVGSFGFVRPTIDLSGPLNTDRTLLYRLNLAYERGDGFRDFDQEIERVFVAPVILWRIGDRTDLILELEYLNDERPFDRGLLAIGDDIVNIPFDRILGEPDDIARNEEFSIGYRLEHRLSEDWTIRNAFRFTDAYQPNRRAEPNSFDEGTGILTRTWEDQEYFVNGYTLQTNVIGEFSTGSIGHTLLFGVDLERQAYDSEAFSTDALSINIFDPNYGTAARPQQDEFPTEAGIFNEQIDLLGIYLQDQVTLLDNLKLLVGGRFDIVDQRTKLGGSFGESESQQQDEAFTPRIGIVYQPIEPLSLYASFSQSFAPNSGRTVDGSILEPVRGTQYEIGMRGEWFDGRLITNLAAYHLTRSNVAATDPDNPDFSIAIGEQRSQGVEFDVIGEILPGWNVIASYAHTDAEITRDNSPREGNQLFGVPENAASLWSTYEIQSGDLQGLGFGLGLFFVGERQGDVDNSFQVPSYVRTDASLFYRRNNWRAAINVKNLFDVNYIESAAFRTAINPGSPFTILGTISVEF; this is encoded by the coding sequence ATGCGAAGTCAACAGTATCAACTCATTTGGATCGCGAGTGCCTTTTCAATCCTTATTGTTTCTCCAAGCTGGGCAAGTGAAGCGGTAGAAACCCAGTATCAGGACTCAACGTCATCTCAAGAAGTTCTTGCACTCAATGAATTTGAACAACCTGCAACAACGTTAGACGAATGGCGCGATCAAATCGCTCAAACCACAATTGTGCCAATTACCGGAATTCGGCTAAGTGCAACCGATGCGGGTGTTGAGGTCATTTTAGAAACCGCAGACGGGCAATTGTCTGAACCATCAACTTCTGTCGTAGACAATACCTTGATTGTCGAGATTCCCAATGCGGTTCTGGCGTTACCGGAGGGTGACGAGTTCCAGCAAACTAGTCCAGCAGAGGGAATAGCGTTGGTTTCAGTCACCAGATTGCCGAATAACCGTGTTCGTGTCGCAATTACTGGGGCGAATGCACCCCCGACAACAGAAGTGAGGATGGAAGCGCAACGTTTGCTGCTGAGTGTAGCCCCAGGAACTGAAACAGACGTGGCACAAGATGAAGATGCCATTCAAGTCGTGGTGACAGGAGCGCAAAATAGCTATTTCCCCAGCGATGCTACAACTGCAACGAGAACCGATACACCGCTCAGAGACATTCCTCAATCTATTCAAGTGGTGCCGCGCCAAGTTTTAGAGGATCAGGCAGTGACTAATCTGCAAGAAGCAACTCGTAACGTCAGCGGAGTCGTTGAAGGAAATACATTTGCAAATACCCAGGATCGGTTTATTATTCGAGGGTTTCAACAGGGATTCCAACTAGGTAGTACCTTGCGAGACGGATTTCGATTCAACTCAAACTTCAACGGAGTACGAGATCCTGCCAATATTGATCGAATAGAAATTCTCAAAGGTCCAGCTTCTGCGATCTTTGGCGGTGCAATCGAACCAGGTGGACTGATCAACATCATTACCGAACAGCCTCTGGAAGAACCGTTTTACTTAGCCGAGCTACAAGTGGGAAGTTTTGGGTTTGTTCGCCCCACAATTGATTTATCGGGTCCGTTGAACACAGATCGAACCTTGCTTTATCGATTAAACCTGGCATATGAGCGAGGCGATGGGTTTCGTGACTTTGATCAGGAAATTGAGCGTGTTTTTGTTGCTCCAGTGATTTTATGGCGAATTGGCGATCGCACAGATTTAATCCTGGAGTTGGAGTATCTCAACGATGAGCGCCCTTTCGATCGAGGGCTACTTGCTATCGGTGATGATATTGTGAATATTCCATTTGATCGGATTTTAGGGGAACCAGATGATATCGCTAGAAACGAAGAGTTCTCTATCGGCTATCGTCTAGAGCATCGGCTGAGCGAGGATTGGACAATTCGGAATGCATTTCGGTTTACAGATGCTTATCAACCAAATCGCAGGGCTGAACCAAACAGTTTTGATGAAGGCACAGGTATTCTGACTAGAACTTGGGAAGATCAGGAATATTTCGTCAATGGGTATACCCTGCAAACCAATGTTATCGGTGAATTTTCTACTGGTTCAATTGGACATACGTTGCTATTTGGAGTTGATCTAGAACGGCAGGCATACGATTCTGAAGCATTTAGCACAGATGCCCTCAGCATCAATATTTTTGATCCAAACTATGGCACTGCGGCTCGTCCCCAACAAGACGAATTTCCAACCGAAGCCGGAATATTCAACGAACAAATCGATCTACTGGGAATCTATCTCCAAGATCAAGTTACGCTCCTTGATAACTTGAAGTTACTCGTAGGTGGTCGATTCGATATCGTAGATCAACGAACTAAACTGGGAGGCAGCTTTGGCGAGAGTGAGTCTCAGCAACAAGATGAAGCATTTACACCACGAATCGGTATTGTTTATCAACCCATTGAGCCATTGTCTCTCTATGCCAGCTTTAGCCAGTCGTTTGCGCCTAATTCTGGCAGAACGGTTGATGGCTCTATTCTTGAACCTGTGCGAGGGACACAATATGAAATTGGTATGCGGGGTGAGTGGTTTGATGGCAGACTCATTACTAACTTGGCAGCCTACCATTTAACTCGGAGTAATGTAGCTGCAACCGATCCAGATAATCCGGATTTTAGTATTGCAATTGGAGAGCAACGAAGCCAGGGAGTAGAATTCGATGTGATTGGAGAAATTCTTCCTGGTTGGAATGTGATTGCGTCTTATGCCCATACGGATGCTGAAATCACTAGAGATAATAGCCCACGCGAGGGTAATCAGTTATTTGGCGTGCCAGAGAATGCAGCGAGTCTATGGAGTACTTACGAGATCCAGTCCGGTGATTTACAGGGATTAGGCTTTGGTCTAGGGCTATTCTTTGTCGGTGAACGCCAGGGTGATGTTGATAACTCGTTTCAAGTTCCTAGTTATGTCCGCACAGATGCTAGTCTTTTTTATCGAAGAAATAATTGGCGAGCGGCAATCAATGTTAAAAACCTATTTGATGTCAATTACATTGAATCTGCTGCCTTTAGAACAGCGATTAATCCTGGTTCACCGTTCACGATTCTAGGAACAATATCAGTGGAGTTTTAG
- a CDS encoding Uma2 family endonuclease — protein MTQTATGQVRWTIADVDLLAADEWKRYEIIDGELFVTRAPHWGHQDTAGNIHAELRTWSQSTKQGKAVPTPGIIFTETDSVIPDVVWISSDRLAVLLDEAGHLTGAPELVVEVLSPGVTNERRDREAKLKLYSIQGVQEYWIADWRLKQVEVYRRDNAQLTLVMTLLVGDEITSPLLPNFCCAIARFFA, from the coding sequence ATGACTCAAACAGCAACTGGGCAAGTGCGGTGGACGATCGCTGATGTCGATCTGCTAGCAGCAGATGAGTGGAAGCGCTACGAAATCATCGATGGGGAACTATTTGTGACGAGAGCACCGCATTGGGGACATCAGGATACAGCAGGCAATATTCATGCAGAATTACGTACATGGTCACAATCTACTAAACAAGGTAAAGCAGTGCCAACACCTGGAATCATTTTTACTGAGACAGATAGTGTAATTCCGGATGTCGTGTGGATTAGTAGCGATCGCCTTGCTGTGTTGCTTGATGAGGCAGGTCATTTGACAGGCGCACCTGAGTTAGTTGTGGAGGTGCTGTCACCAGGAGTCACGAATGAACGTCGAGATAGAGAAGCAAAACTAAAACTTTATTCGATTCAGGGAGTTCAGGAATATTGGATTGCCGATTGGCGTTTAAAGCAGGTAGAAGTTTATCGCCGAGATAATGCGCAGTTGACGTTGGTGATGACGCTATTGGTTGGCGATGAAATCACTTCGCCATTGTTACCTAATTTTTGTTGTGCGATCGCGCGCTTTTTTGCTTGA
- a CDS encoding AraC family transcriptional regulator has protein sequence MRLILSDADWGELWQEETTAIAPSDFSEQVCKFSGQFGRGNDRYIPLRNGLYLIICDYQLWQDVTLDSQSYYTYPNSLCISFVVSGTVRTIHHALTDYIFEVPGKNHIEFMPEGRETEDWSAGDRIIKIRVGITTEALRTMSHDSVTTLPKELRLLAEEQELPPFYRLETTTPEMHIALQQILNCPYQGWTRQYYLESKALELLILWLTQASKLDKTPKICSLSSSDIDCLYRAKDLLTCNLRQPPSLLELARQVGLNDRKLKQGFRQVFGTTVFGYLHDRRMQQAQQLLIAGQMNVKETARLVGYASQSSFNAAFKKTFGVNPKALQRGVKQ, from the coding sequence ATGCGTTTAATACTTTCAGATGCAGATTGGGGTGAATTGTGGCAAGAAGAGACAACAGCGATCGCGCCATCCGATTTCTCTGAACAAGTCTGCAAATTTTCTGGGCAATTTGGTAGGGGAAATGATCGCTATATTCCGCTACGCAATGGATTGTACTTAATTATTTGCGATTATCAACTGTGGCAAGATGTCACTTTAGATAGCCAATCTTATTATACTTACCCAAATAGTCTTTGTATCAGCTTTGTCGTTTCGGGAACGGTGAGAACGATTCACCATGCATTAACGGACTACATTTTTGAAGTGCCTGGAAAAAACCACATAGAATTTATGCCTGAAGGCAGAGAAACTGAAGATTGGTCGGCGGGCGATCGCATTATTAAAATCCGAGTGGGCATTACAACAGAAGCGCTGCGGACAATGAGCCATGATTCCGTTACTACCTTGCCCAAAGAACTAAGACTACTCGCTGAAGAACAAGAATTACCACCTTTCTATCGCCTGGAAACAACTACCCCTGAAATGCATATAGCGCTACAACAGATCTTAAATTGCCCTTATCAGGGATGGACGCGTCAGTATTATTTAGAAAGTAAAGCATTAGAATTACTCATTTTGTGGTTAACCCAAGCATCTAAACTTGACAAAACACCGAAAATATGTAGTCTTTCTTCTAGTGATATTGATTGTCTTTATCGAGCAAAGGATCTTTTAACCTGTAACTTAAGGCAACCGCCTTCATTGTTGGAATTAGCGCGGCAAGTTGGTTTGAATGACCGCAAGTTGAAGCAGGGTTTTCGTCAAGTGTTTGGTACAACAGTTTTTGGCTATTTGCACGATCGCCGAATGCAGCAAGCACAACAGTTACTTATTGCAGGGCAGATGAATGTTAAAGAAACAGCGCGATTAGTCGGTTACGCCAGTCAGAGTTCGTTTAATGCAGCATTTAAGAAAACATTTGGTGTGAATCCCAAAGCGTTACAACGAGGAGTAAAGCAGTAA